A region from the Benincasa hispida cultivar B227 chromosome 8, ASM972705v1, whole genome shotgun sequence genome encodes:
- the LOC120083491 gene encoding uncharacterized protein LOC120083491: MGDHMVLCVDRLITPESLQSLQGTTVQGSSLESSSSQNSEPPVCAIAVEGVDEHDGSEEDPLIQTVECRICQEEDSIKNLEVPCACSGSLKYAHRKCVQRWCNEKGDITCEICHQNYQPGYTLPVPPPRSEDATIDVSEGWAVSETALDLHDPRLLAMAAAERHFLEAEYDEYADASANGTAFCRSAALILLALLLLRHALYLTNGDGEDDAYTFFSLLLLRAAGFLLPCYIMAWAISILQRRRQRQEAAALAATEVAFMLQAAQGQSLQFTIAPGPVVTPHQEPLQ, from the exons ATGGGTGATCACATGGTTTTGTGCGTGGACCGCCTCATTACACCTGAAAGTTTGCAGTCGCTGCAGGGAACTACTGTTCAGGGATCTTCTTTAGAATCTTCATCTTCCCAAAATTCAGAGCCACCTGTTTGTGCTATAGCTGTTGAAGGTGTGGATGAACATGATGGATCTGAAGAAGACCCACTTATTCAGACAGTTGAATGTCGAATATGTCAAGAAGAGGACAGCATTAAGAATTTGGAGGTTCCTTGTGCTTGCAGTGGCAGCTTGAAG TATGCTCACAGGAAATGTGTCCAGCGATGGTGCAATGAGAAGGGAGATATAACCTGTGAAATCTGTCATCAG AATTATCAGCCTGGTTATACCTTGCCTGTACCTCCCCCTCGCTCGGAAGATGCCACCATCGATGTGAG TGAAGGTTGGGCAGTCTCTGAAACTGCTTTAGATTTGCATGATCCACGACTTTTGGCTATGGCAGCAGCAGAACGCCACTTTCTTGAGGCagaatacgatgaatatgcagaTGCCAGTGCGAATGGAACGGCATTTTGCCGATCTGCTGCTCTGATT TTGTTGGCCCTCTTACTGTTGAGGCACGCTCTATACCTTACAAATGGTGATGGAGAAGATGATGCTTACACTTTCTTCTCG CTTTTATTGCTGCGAGCTGCCGGGTTTCTTCTTCCCTGCTACATAATGGCATGGGCCATCAGCATACTACAGCGTCGAAGACAAAGACAG GAAGCTGCAGCGCTTGCAGCCACTGAAGTTGCATTTATGCTGCAGGCAGCACAAGGTCAGAGCCTTCAGTTTACAATTGCTCCAGGGCCTGTGGTTACACCTCATCAAGAGCCACTCCAATAA
- the LOC120082566 gene encoding probable arabinosyltransferase ARAD1: MSEKSMLPTRLFLYLITISMFLLILSSLFILQSNYNSFFPSSVLKFIVVNNTSNYLKPNVENEPMELPTQAVEAPPVESKEAIRDRDINYPVSNFIKNEDSVENQSVLGCDPAKARLRVFMYDLPPLYHFGLLGWKGEKDQIWPDVSNRSQIPSYPGGLNLQHSMEYWLTLDLLSSNVPNVDHTCTAVRVKNSSQADVIFVPFFSSLSYNQHSKLHGKQKINVNKILQQRLMHFLLGQKEWRRTGGKDHLIIAHHPNSMLDARKKLGSAMFVLADFGRYPAAIANVEKDIIAPYRHVVKTVPSTKSATFDERPILVYFQGAIYRKDGGVVRQELYYLLKDEEDVHFTFGSVKGNGINKAGQGMASSKFCLNIAGDTPSSNRLFDSIASHCVPVIISDDIELPYEDVLDYSEFCVFVQAADSIRKGYLLNLLRGIGRDKWTKMWNRIKEIVHEFEYQYPSQSGDAVDMIWQAVSRKVSKIKSNRNRKNRYRRSQLLLKNS, translated from the exons ATGTCGGAGAAAAGCATGCTTCCCACTAGGTTATTTTTGTACTTGATAACCATATCTATGTTCCTTCTTATCCTTTCTTCTTTATTCATTCTACAATCCAACTACAATTCATTCTTCCCCAGTTCAGTACTCAAGTTCATTGTTGTTAATAATACTTCAAATTACCTAAAGCCCAATGTGGAGAATGAACCAATGGAGCTTCCTACACAAGCTGTGGAAGCTCCTCCTGTGGAATCCAAAGAAGCCATTAGAGATAGGGATATTAATTATCCAGTTTCTAATTTTATCAAGAATGAAGATTCTGTAGAAAATCAGTCAGTCTTGGGTTGTGATCCTGCAAAGGCTCGTTTGAGAGTATTCATGTATGATCTTCCACCTTTATATCACTTTGGATTATTGGGATGGAAGGGAGAGAAAGATCAAATTTGGCCTGATGTCAGTAATAGAAGTCAAATCCCATCATACCCAGGTGGGTTGAATTTACAGCACAGTATGGAATACTGGCTTACACTTGATCTTTTATCATCGAATGTCCCAAATGTGGATCATACTTGCACAGCTGTTAGGGTGAAGAATTCAAGTCAAGCAGATGTCATTTTTGTGCCTTTTTTCTCATCCTTGAGTTACAACCAACATTCTAAGTTACATGGGAAGCAGAAGATTAATGTGAACAAGATATTGCAGCAGAGGCTGATGCATTTTCTGTTAGGTCAGAAGGAGTGGAGGCGAACGGGTGGAAAGGATCATCTCATAATTGCACACCACCCAAATAGTATGTTGGATGCGAGAAAGAAACTGGGCTCGGCTATGTTTGTGCTTGCAGATTTCGGAAGGTACCCAGCTGCAATTGCAAATGTTGAAAAAGATATTATTGCTCCTTACAGACATGTAGTGAAGACAGTTCCTAGTACCAAATCTGCTACATTTGACGAGCGTCCTATTTTGGTGTACTTTCAAGGAGCTATATACAGGAAGGAT GGAGGAGTAGTTCGCCAAGAACTATATTACCTTCTGAAAGATGAGGAAGACGTTCATTTTACTTTTGGAAGTGTTAAGGGGAATGGAATCAACAAGGCAGGCCAAGGAATGGCCTCATCCAAGTTCTGCCTCAATATTGCAGGAGACACCCCATCGTCTAATCGACTTTTTGATTCTATTGCAAGTCATTGTGTTCCTGTTATTATAAGTGACGATATTGAGCTGCCATATGAAGATGTCTTGGATTACTCAGAGTTTTGCGTCTTTGTCCAAGCAGCAGATTCTATAAGGAAAGGTTATCTACTGAATCTTCTTCGTGGAATTGGACGAGATAAGTGGACAAAGATGTGGAATAGAATAAAGGAAATTGTGCATGAATTTGAATATCAGTATCCATCTCAAAGTGGTGATGCTGTTGATATGATTTGGCAAGCAGTGTCACGTAAAGTgtcaaaaataaaatctaatcgGAATAGGAAGAACAGGTACCGTAGATCTCAACTTCTCCTAAAGAACAGTTGA